The stretch of DNA GCTGCAGGGTCGGCTCGCCGCCGTTGGTCAACCTGGGTTCGAAGGTCAGGTACGACTGCTTCCACCAGCCGGGGAGCGGTCCCCAGCCGATCGAGGTGAAGGCCAGCAGGACGATCAGGACCAGCACCACCAGCCCGACCATCGCCGCGCGGTGCCGCAGGAACCGCCGCACCACCAGGCGCAGCTCGGACTGGGCGGCGGTGACCGCACCGGCCGAGACCGCCGGGCCGGCGGTCTCGGTGTCCAGGGTGACCAGCGAGGTCATCTGCCGCTCGGTCTCCGGGACGTGCGGATCCGTGCCGGCGGCCGGCGTGCCCAACGGGACGGCGTCGGGCTCCAGCGGGTCGACCGCGCCGTCGGCGCGGTCGTTCGGGTCGTACGGGCTGCTCATCTGCACATCACCCCAGCCGGATTCGTGGGTCGAGATAGGCGTAGGCGATGTCGGCCAGCATGTTGAACAACACCGTGGCCGTCGCTGTGACCAGGAAGAACGCCATCACCGGGTTCGGGTCGACGTTGGTGATACCAGTGGAGAAGAGCTTCCCCATGCCGCTCCAGCCGAACACCGTCTCGGTGATGATCGCGCCACCGAGGATGCCGGCGAAGTCGAACGCGACGAGGGTGGTCAGCGGGATCAGCGCGTTGCGGAAGGCGTGCCGCACGATCACCGTGCGGTGGTTGAGGCCCTTCGCCTTGGCCGTGCGCACGTAGTCCTGGCCCATCACGTCCAGCATGCTCGCCCGGGTGTAGCGGGTGTAGCTGGCGAAGGAGATCAGCATGATCGCCAGCGTCGGCAGGATGAGGTACATCAGGTAGTCGAGGTTGGTCGTCCAGAAGTCCGCGTTCAGGTTGGCGGACTCGCTGCCGGTGGTCTTGATCGGACGGCCCCCGGTGCGGGCGAACAGCGTCGGGTAGGCCGCCAGCAGCCGGTCGTAGATCATCAGCAGCGCCATGGTCAGGCCCACGAGACCCGCGACCCGGCCGGCCAGCAGCCGCTGCTCACCGCCGATCAGCTTGCCGACGACCACCCCCAGCACGATCAGCCCGACCGTGACCGCGAGCACGACCACATACCCGCCGTCGATGACCGGTCGCGCCAGCGCCACGATGGCCACCGTCGCGAGCACCACGGTCGCCACGGCGGCGATGAGCACCGACCGGGTGCGGGCGGACAGCCCGGCGAACAGCGCCGTCCAGCCGACCGCCGCGGCGAGGCCCACGACGACGATGCCGACCACCCCGAAGGACGGCGTCCGGAAGAACCCGGTGGCCAGCAGCAGGTAGACCATCGCGAACGTGGCGACGAAGGCGACGGCGAAGACGAGCGGCGCCCGCCGGCGGCCGCCACCGATGATGAGCGCCCAGAACAGGCCGGACAGCAGCGCCACGACGGCGATGCCGGCGTAGGTCAGCGAGGGGTCGCCGAGCCAGGTGTTCAACTCGATCGCCAGGTACTGCTTGAGCAGCGTGGACACGAAGAACACCGGCAGCGAGAAGCAGAGGAACGCGACCAGGGTGATGGAGTAGTCGAAGACGCTGTACTGGCGCAACGCGGTCACGATGCCGGTGACGACGCCGAGGATGAGGGCGAGCAGGGTCGCCGCGATCACCAGGCGCAGCGTCGACCCGATCGCCGCCTCCAGCTGGGGCAGCACGGGTTTGCCGTCACGGTTCAGGCCGAGAGTGCACTCGCGGGCCCAGGGCCAGAGGCAGCGGCCGACGTCGCCCAGCCACAGGAAGTACCGCAGCGGCACCGGGGTGTCGAGGTTCAACGCCTGCGTCCGGGCGCTGATCTTGGCCTCGCGCGTCGGACCGCGGTCCTCCAGCAGGTCCTGCAGCGGGTTCCCGGACAGGGCCACCAGCACGTAGGTCAGTGCGGTGGACGCCAGCAGGATGAAGAACGACACCACGAGTCTTCTCGCGATGAAGACGAGCACACAGCCCCCGATCGGGTTCGAGCAGTTCGGTCGTGTCCGACACGGCGGGCCTGGTCGGCCGCCGGATCATCCCGGAACGGGGGTCGCCCGTCCCGGGCACAGTACGCACCCGGCGGGCGGAGCCGAGGCTCCACCCGCCGGGCGTGGACTGCGGACTACTCGGACTTGCTCCAGGTGAAAGCGTTCCAGGTCACGCCGTACTGGGTCGGGTTGAAGGCCGGCCCGGTGACCTTGGAGCTCCACGCGGCGATGCCGGGGTTGGCGTAGAGGACGGCGTTGTAGGGGTTGGCCCACAGCTCCTCCTCCATCGGGATCTTCGCCTGCTCGGCCGACTCACGGTCGGTGTCGCGGATGACCTTCTCCCAGGCGTCGTCGACGATCTTGCTGGAGTAGCGGCCGTAGTTCTGTGCGCCGTCGGTCACGTAGATCGACTGCCCGGAGGCGACGAGACCGGAACCCGACCAGCCGAACAGGGCCAGGCCCCAGCTGGTGTCCTTGAGCGCGAGCGTGGTGAAGACGTCCTCGTCGGGCTTGGCGACGATGTTGAAGCCCGCCTGGTCGCACGAGGCCTTGATGACCTGCGCCTGGTCGGCGCGCAGCGTCGACGTGCCCGAGAAGGTCAGCTGGACCTCGTAGGGGATGGTGACCCCGGCCTCGGCCAGCTTGGCCTTGGCGCCCTCGATGTCCACGTTCTCGTACAGCTTGGCGCTGGGCACCTGGGCGAGGATGTCCTCGTAGTTGCCTTGGGCGGGCAGGAACTCGCGCAGGTTCAGCACCTGGGCACCCTCGAAGACGGGCTTGGCGTACTTCTCGACGAGCTCCTCGCGGGGCACGCACAGCTCGAAAGCCTGTCGGACGGAGATGTTCTCCATCGCGCCACCGGGGCCCGAGTTGAAGTCGACGTGGCTGAACGTGTAGCTCTCACCGGCTTCGTAGGTGATGGAGTCGGTGGCCGCGTCGAGCTGGGCCTTGATGTCACCCGAGGGGTTGGACGGGTCGAAGGCGTCGATCTCGCCGTTGGCCATGG from Nakamurella deserti encodes:
- a CDS encoding ABC transporter permease, which encodes MLVFIARRLVVSFFILLASTALTYVLVALSGNPLQDLLEDRGPTREAKISARTQALNLDTPVPLRYFLWLGDVGRCLWPWARECTLGLNRDGKPVLPQLEAAIGSTLRLVIAATLLALILGVVTGIVTALRQYSVFDYSITLVAFLCFSLPVFFVSTLLKQYLAIELNTWLGDPSLTYAGIAVVALLSGLFWALIIGGGRRRAPLVFAVAFVATFAMVYLLLATGFFRTPSFGVVGIVVVGLAAAVGWTALFAGLSARTRSVLIAAVATVVLATVAIVALARPVIDGGYVVVLAVTVGLIVLGVVVGKLIGGEQRLLAGRVAGLVGLTMALLMIYDRLLAAYPTLFARTGGRPIKTTGSESANLNADFWTTNLDYLMYLILPTLAIMLISFASYTRYTRASMLDVMGQDYVRTAKAKGLNHRTVIVRHAFRNALIPLTTLVAFDFAGILGGAIITETVFGWSGMGKLFSTGITNVDPNPVMAFFLVTATATVLFNMLADIAYAYLDPRIRLG